A single Cyprinus carpio isolate SPL01 chromosome A20, ASM1834038v1, whole genome shotgun sequence DNA region contains:
- the LOC109047163 gene encoding kinesin-like protein KIF26B isoform X3 — MTNVQMGPVFKGHAAQKERLPPEGDSHAAPWTGFAGSLPTPLTNSLLRSKWSKESLNDYPPEYNSIKSTGTKRETSFDTGHLCKKCISHFNVFKREALKQIIDGNLSTKDPKVFIHLYESMKPPASTVDAWGNVDGYCGVCYTHFSQLKQEAIRTILTQDRAIWAPPTTANFPSTSLNLGSQTLPRTSSHRSVVSDPHQRPSNAAPDCWIKGHQHLEALWPLSSCKGNNLMSQKSSQSPLHAGKVNEKENVTSRALCNYGATQPTRSSSMSSLLPAGTNAALSFFVRAAQKLNVMVRRARHFSESSASQRMTNFSSLLQKSPPPTPASIFQAASKSKENPGMGKVKVMLRVCSVPMSDPSQSYSFKLDLHKKQITVLNQRLTAGTTVSSKTFTFDAAFGPDSTQADVCENSLCEVLQSVLAGADGCILSFGQTNVGMSYTMIGHDSSTQSLGVIPCAISWLFKLINRKKDKTWANISVSVSAVEVCGENNAIRDLLSDVDTGNCKMNYKPDAYFREDSVYEFQLSNHSVLNAPTPERAAFLLDAALASRSGMVDSGGRPPHCCHMFFTLYVRQQDIGSSTKYGMNVDQSKLSLIDLGSCVGEREESNCGVCLAELGNFITANLNRHNNAPNRGSRLAMLLQDSLNNVNCSTTIIAHISTLSEDLTESLCTMQTVTRMRSQKKKIRKSSSSSPGGRSLGNERKFNNSTKLRFQSTGTLDQDLSSPGFSSDPAFYPGSDKSCDTISSVDPSGLVDKEVTNRSREILPIIPSLLKSKLESKKLSLMKFCEISPPVANRIKQISKEKAKEESTPTILQDESNFECLKCNTFAELQNRLGNIDGTELDQCKDQEVNTMSKSPHLSQTEKQSNSLDIQASNNRDSNSTRQGNSSKTFVIIHNSEEIPSTANCPPQLDVVKPIDPMLSSQSPGKSKLYNKIMNVMPTALSLKLEDQSKMRLLDDSTVQSETRISPIGKSWQRSTSSSSFSSSLSSSLSSPPAVSAFLNGDITHCTGKKQREMRATITVTVQKPLDLNGDDELVYTVVEEVTINGATEQGKAQILSIHESHSLQALTPGNQSVRIIGSIGEEQTANYYSSNSNAQTSENEVSTASSDAAVKHTKINAHIDKVSDFTDLKNLPQHDTWSEVPLTEDVKEIPKGAIVKLDPPCEVSKSRKYACEIKPEQSWMCLNSKKDVKDVPHMKTEQKNQHNPRETYEKKQYTKTDSLVEWTKDNMPSTSTNGPNLKRKETKEESGIAGCAMLNLATETKTNTKSHFEESSKLFNVKLKALSGRSQTWDHSKSRRSTGSLEGNSSSRLKSKFLEETAFIDMAPKGLLDEDYISGQASPLGFKEDFEDFVRCRASQSLGRVPQFFPMHDANDATRPSENGHSKSTSVNKFMPSSKIHKIPILSPKPTRHSINRSSSFSPNGAPVSQSCWSTLSLSRSQDNSGLKSPGAVRKGRAELLRSSRDSLSAFSQGGSDLDECEELGTMKPFVHALPSPYSRITAPRTPHHCSGHASDTTSVLSGELPPAMCKTALLYNRSSMVSSGYDSMLRDSEATISSSSTHNSISDQSCSLGAAKGMRSTKKRTNIGSSLRRPSQENLLSLKRSVSGPKTHRVDRGGSDSYEIKVYEIDNVDGVQKRGGAGNKGIVLFSAKLKFLEHRQQRIAEVRLKYNALRRELEHTKHHLMLDPGKWTRKFDLWQTFEVDSLEHLEALEQVTQRLERHVNLCKAHVLMVTSFDVTPKCRQKLRHRPTVDHAAFVGI; from the exons atgacGAACGTTCAAATGGGTCCCGTGTTCAAGGGTCACGCAGCGCAGAAGGAGCGTCTCCCGCCCGAGGGCGATTCCCATGCAGCACCTTGGACAGGGTTCGCGGGCTCCCTTCCGACACCCCTCACTAACTCTCTTCTACGGTCAAAATGGTCCAAGGAATCGTTAAATGATTACCCCCCTGAATACAACTCCATCAAGTCCACTGGGACGAAAAGAGAGACGTCATTCGACACAGGACATTTGTGCAAAAAGTGCATCTCTCATTTCAATGTCTTCAAAAGGGAAGCGTTAAAACAAATAATTGACGGAAATCTTTCTACCAAA GATCCCAAAgttttcattcatctttatgAGAGCATGAAACCACCTGCTAGTACTGTAGATGCCTGGGGCAATGTGGACGGATACTGTGGTGTCTGCTACACTCACTTTAGCCAGCTGAAGCAGGAGGCTATCCGCACGATCCTCACCCAGGACCGGGCCATATGGGCTCCACCTACCACTGCCAACTTCCCATCCACAAGCCTGAACTTAGGCTCACAAACGCTCCCCAGAACCTCAAGCCACCGATCTGTTGTCTCAGACCCCCATCAGAGGCCCAGCAATGCAGCACCGGATTGCTGGATAAAAGGACATCAACATTTGGAGGCTCTGTGGCCCCTGTCTTCATGCAAAGGAAACAATTTGATGTCTCAAAAG TCCTCCCAGAGTCCTTTGCATGCAGGGAAGGTGAATGAGAAGGAAAATGTGACGTCTAGAGCACTATGCAACTACGGCGCCACACAGCCAACGCGTTCTTCCAGTATGTCCTCTCTGCTACCTGCAGGAACAAATGCTGCCTTGTCTTTCTTTGTCAG GGCAGCACAAAAGTTGAATGTAATGGTTAGAAGAGCAAGGCACTTCTCAGAGAGCAGTGCTTCCCAACGCATGACAAACTTCAGTAGTCTTCTGCAGAAATCTCCTCCTCCAACACCAGCAAGCATTTTTCAAGCTGCAAGTAAGAGTAAAGAAAACCCTGGGATGGGGAAG GTCAAAGTGATGCTGCGAGTGTGTTCAGTTCCTATGTCTGACCCGTCTCAGTCCTACTCTTTCAAACTGGACTTGCACAAGAAACAGATCACAGTGCTGAATCAGAGGCTGACTGCTGGAACTACAGTGTCCTCAAAGACTTTCACCTTTGATGCTGCCTTTGGCCCTGATTCAACCCAG GCAGACGTTTGTGAGAACAGCTTGTGTGAAGTGCTCCAGTCTGTGCTTGCAGGAGCTGATGGTTGCATCCTAAGCTTTGGACAAACCAATGTGG GAATGTCTTACACAATGATTGGCCATGATAGTTCCACTCAAAGCCTTGGAGTCATTCCCTGTGCTATATCGTGGCTTTTCAAGCTCATTAACAGGAAGAAAGACAAGACATGGGCAAACATCTCAGTTTCCGTGTCAGCTGTAGAGGTCTGTGGGGAAAACAATGCCATCAGAGATTTACTCTCTGATGTTGACACGGGCAACTGCAAGATGAACTATAAACCAGATGCTTACTTCAGAGAGGACTCCGTCTATG AATTCCAGCTTTCCAACCACAGTGTACTAAATGCTCCAACTCCAGAAAGAGCAGCTTTCCTACTAGATGCAGCTCTTGCATCTCGCAGTGGGATGGTGGACAGTGGAGGGAGACCACCACATTGTTGTCACATGTTCTTCACCCTCTATGTTCGCCAACAGGACATAGGAAGCAGCACCAAATACGGGA TGAATGTGGATCAAAGCAAGCTGAGCCTGATTGATTTAGGGAGCTGTGTGGGGGAAAGGGAAGAAAGCAACTGTGGAGTCTGCCTCGCTGAGCTTGGAAACTTTATCACAGCCAATCTTAACAGGCATAATAACGCCCCTAATAG GGGAAGTAGATTAGCAATGCTTTTGCAAGACTCTCTGAACAATGTCAACTGCTCCACCACAATTATTGCCCATATATCCACCTTGTCTGAAGACCTTACAGAAAGCCTTTGTACGATGCAGACTGTGACTCGGATGCGAAGTCAGAAAAAGAAGATAAGG aaatcttCCTCAAGCTCGCCTGGAGGAAGAAGCTTAGGCAACGAGAGGAAATTTAATAATTCCACTAAGCTAAGATTCCAATCTACAGGGACACTGGATCAAGATCTCTCCTCTCCTGGTTTCTCGAGTGATCCAGCATTTTACCCTGGGAGTGATAAGTCTTGTGATACCATTAGCTCTGTGGATCCTTCTGGCCTTGTAGATAAAGAAGTTACAAATAGAAGCAGAGAGATTTTGCCTATTATTCCATCTTTACTCAAGAGCAAATTGGAGTCCAAGAAGCTCTCGCTGATGAAGTTTTGTGAAATCTCTCCACCAGTTGCCAATCGCATAAAGCAGATATCAAAAGAAAAGGCTAAAGAAGAGTCAACACCTACAATATTGCAAGATGAATCAAATTTTGAGTGTCTGAAGTGCAACACATTTGCAGAACTCCAGAATCGACTGGGAAACATAGATGGAACAGAGTTGGATCAATGCAAAGATCAAGAAGTGAACACTATGAGCAAATCACCTCACTTAAGCCAAACCGAGAAGCAGTCCAATTCATTGGACATTCAAGCATCAAACAACAGAGATTCCAATAGCACCAGACAAGGAAACTCCTCAAAAACATTTGTGATAATTCACAACAGTGAAGAAATTCCAAGTACCGCCAATTGTCCGCCACAGTTAGATGTCGTCAAACCGATCGATCCCATGCTGTCTAGCCAATCTCCAGGCAAATCTAagctttataataaaataatgaatgtgaTGCCCACTGCACTATCTTTGAAATTGGAAGACCAAAGTAAAATGAGATTATTGGATGATTCCACAGTGCAATCTGAGACACGAATTTCTCCCATCGGCAAGAGTTGGCAGAGATCTACCTCATCCTCTTCTTTTTCATCATCGCTGTCTTCTAGTTTGAGCTCCCCACCGGCTGTTTCTGCCTTTTTGAATGGAGACATTACACATTGTACaggaaaaaaacagagagagatgcGGGCCACCATCACTGTGACTGTTCAGAAGCCCCTGGATCTTAATGGAGATGATGAGCTTGTGTATACCGTGGTTGAGGAGGTAACAATAAATGGGGCCACTGAGCAAGGAAAGGCACAAATATTAAGTATTCATGAGTCACACTCTCTCCAGGCTCTAACGCCAGgaaatcagtctgtcaggattaTCGGCAGCATAGGTGAAGAACAAACAGCAAATTATTATAGTTCCAACTCTAATGCACAGACTTCAGAGAATGAAGTCTCCACGGCCTCATCAGATGCAgctgtaaaacacacaaaaatcaatgCACATATTGACAAGGTAAGTGACTTCACTGATTTGAAAAACCTGCCGCAGCATGATACTTGGTCTGAGGTGCCCCTGACTGAAGATGTGAAGGAGATACCTAAAGGAGCCATTGTTAAACTTGACCCTCCCTGTGAGGTCTCCAAGTCTAGAAAATATGCTTGTGAAATTAAACCTGAGCAGAGCTGGATGTGCCTAAACAGCAAGAAAGACGTCAAGGATGTCCCTCAcatgaaaacagaacaaaagaaccAACATAATCCAAGAGAAACTTACGAAAAGAAACAGTATACCAAGACAGACAGTCTTGTGGAATGGACCAAAGACAATATGCCATCAACATCAACAAATGGTCCCAATCTCAAGAGAAAAGAGACAAAAGAAGAATCTGGAATAGCCGGATGTGCAATGCTAAACCTGGCTACTGAAACTAAAACCAACACTAAATCTCATTTTGAGGAGAGCAGCAAGTTGTTTAATGTAAAACTGAAAGCATTATCCGGCAGGAGCCAAACTTGGGATCATAGTAAGAGCAGGCGCTCGACAGGAAGCTTGGAAGGTAATTCTAGCTCAAGACTTAAAAGCAAATTCCTTGAAGAGACGGCTTTCATCGATATGGCTCCGAAAGGGCTTTTAGATGAAGATTACATTTCAGGTCAAGCCAGCCCTCTAGGTTTTAAAGAAGACTTTGAGGACTTTGTTAGATGTCGAGCTAGTCAGAGTCTCGGAAGGGTTCCACAGTTCTTCCCAATGCATGATGCCAATGATGCAACCCGGCCATCTGAAAACGGTCACTCTAAGAGCACATCAGTTAATAAATTCATGCCCAGTTCAAAGATCCACAAGATACCAATCTTGTCCCCCAAACCAACTAGACACTCAATCAACAGGAGCTCAAGCTTTTCTCCTAACGGAGCACCTGTCAGCCAAAGCTGCTGGTCAACACTCTCCCTATCCCGAAGTCAAGACAACAGTGGTTTGAAGTCACCCGGTGCAGTCCGGAAAGGAAGAGCTGAGCTTTTAAGAAGCAGTAGAGACTCGCTTTCTGCTTTTAGTCAAGGTGGGTCTGATTTAGATGAATGTGAGGAACTGGGGACGATGAAACCTTTCGTTCACGCATTGCCGTCCCCATATAGCCGGATCACAGCTCCACGGACACCACACCATTGCAGCGGCCATGCCAGCGATACCACCAGTGTTCTCAGTGGAGAGCTGCCTCCTGCCATGTGTAAAACGGCTTTACTCTATAACAGGAGCAGTATGGTCAGTAGCGGCTATGACAGCATGCTTAGAGACAGTGAAGCTACAATCAGCAGCAGTTCAACGCACAACTCCATAAGTGATCAGAGCTGCTCGCTCGGTGCTGCTAAAGGCATGAGAAGTACCAAGAAAAGAACCAACATAG GGTCCAGTCTAAGACGTCCATCCCAAGAAAACCTCCTGTCGCTGAAGAGATCCGTCAGTGGGCCTAAAACGCACCGGGTGGATCGGGGTGGTTCCGACTCTTATGAAATTAAAGTCTATGAGATTGATAATGTAGATGGCGTACAGAAGAGAGGTGGGGCAGGGAACAAG GGTATAGTCCTCTTTAGTGCAAAGCTGAAATTCCTGGAGCATCGACAGCAGAGAATAGCAGAGGTGAGGCTCAAGTATAATGCTCTCAGGCGAGAGTTGGAACATACCAAGCATCATCTGATGTTGGACCCTGGAAAATGGACCCGCAAAT TTGACTTATGGCAAACGTTTGAGGTAGACTCCCTGGAGCACTTAGAGGCTTTGGAGCAAGTCACTCAGCGGCTAGAGCGTCATGTTAACCTCTGTAAAGCGCATGTCTTGATGGTCACCAGCTTTGACGTTACACCCAAGTGCAGACAAAAGTTGCGGCATCGGCCCACGGTAGATCATGCAGCGTTCGTAGGAATATAG